In a genomic window of Microbacterium amylolyticum:
- a CDS encoding twin-arginine translocase TatA/TatE family subunit — translation MFSGFAIEQIVIIVVVAAILIGPERLPQAAEWLGRTVRQVKTYVSGARERVEEEMGEEFSDVDWQKLDPRQYDPRRIIRDALLEDDTPARPSSAPSRMAVTPPRTAPLIAHTFAADDLPPYDDEAT, via the coding sequence ATGTTCAGCGGGTTCGCGATCGAGCAGATCGTCATCATCGTCGTTGTTGCGGCGATTCTCATCGGACCCGAGCGCCTTCCGCAGGCCGCTGAGTGGCTCGGGCGCACGGTCCGACAGGTGAAGACGTATGTCAGCGGCGCACGGGAACGCGTCGAAGAAGAGATGGGGGAAGAGTTCTCCGATGTCGACTGGCAGAAGCTCGACCCTCGTCAATACGACCCGCGTCGAATCATCCGCGATGCTCTTCTCGAGGACGACACTCCCGCACGCCCGTCATCTGCGCCGAGCCGGATGGCGGTGACGCCGCCTCGGACAGCACCGCTGATCGCTCACACGTTTGCGGCGGACGATCTCCCGCCCTACGACGACGAAGCGACGTAA
- the panD gene encoding aspartate 1-decarboxylase, which produces MRRIMLKSKIHRATVTGSDLNYVGSITVDPLLLEAADIRENEQVHVLDVDNGARFETYAILGERGSGDMQLNGAAARLVHTGDTIIVVSYAEYDEEELDDHEPRVVHVDAANAIAAVDGISGHLLTAATA; this is translated from the coding sequence ATGCGACGCATCATGCTCAAGTCAAAAATCCACCGCGCAACCGTCACCGGAAGCGACCTCAACTATGTCGGGTCCATCACGGTGGACCCCCTCCTCCTGGAGGCGGCGGACATTCGCGAGAACGAGCAAGTTCACGTGCTCGACGTTGACAACGGGGCGCGTTTCGAGACCTACGCGATTCTGGGTGAACGCGGCTCGGGAGACATGCAGCTCAACGGAGCCGCCGCACGCCTTGTCCACACGGGTGACACGATCATCGTCGTCTCCTACGCCGAATACGACGAGGAAGAGCTGGACGATCACGAACCACGGGTTGTTCACGTCGACGCCGCCAACGCCATCGCCGCTGTGGACGGTATCTCCGGCCACCTCCTCACGGCTGCGACGGCATGA
- a CDS encoding histidinol dehydrogenase, with the protein MSAWIARATGWLLALVAGAVFGVAGTISHPLLVGGWLPLGMIVGGIACFGLLIAIRLLIEDRGAVIAAGLGMIVMLVAFSGRGPGGSVVVPQAAEGEVPLGSIWSLVLVGAVLLVCAWPNIARLRALSSTSRHGTTQ; encoded by the coding sequence GTGTCCGCCTGGATCGCGCGCGCCACGGGATGGCTTCTAGCCCTTGTGGCGGGTGCGGTCTTTGGCGTTGCCGGCACAATTAGCCACCCGCTGCTCGTCGGCGGGTGGCTTCCCCTGGGGATGATCGTTGGCGGGATCGCCTGTTTTGGGCTGCTGATCGCGATCCGCCTGCTCATCGAGGACCGGGGCGCGGTGATCGCCGCTGGTCTCGGCATGATCGTGATGCTCGTCGCATTCTCGGGGCGTGGCCCGGGGGGTTCCGTTGTCGTTCCGCAGGCCGCGGAGGGGGAAGTTCCTCTCGGGAGCATCTGGTCCCTTGTGCTTGTCGGAGCCGTTTTGCTGGTGTGCGCGTGGCCGAACATCGCGCGCTTGCGTGCCCTGAGCTCGACATCGCGTCACGGAACGACACAGTAA
- a CDS encoding citrate synthase produces MMPEKATLTVGDKTAEFPVLPSVEGKPSIDVSTLSKQTGYTALDYGFVNTASTKSEITYIDGEAGILRYRGYPIDQLADNASFLEVAWLLIYGELPTADELAGFDEKIRRHTLLHEDLKNFFSALPSSAHPMSVLSSATAALSTYYEDGSDPANPEHVETNIIRLLAKLPVIAAYAHKKSIGQAFLYPDNSLSYVENFLRLNFGNMAEPYEINPVMVRALERLLILHEDHEQNASTSTVRLVASTGADQFASISAGIHALSGPLHGGANEAVLKMLGDIRDSGEGVHRFVERVKNKEAGVKLMGFGHRVYKNYDPRAKIVKQSADEVLAALGVNDPLLDIAKELEEIALADEYFQSRNLYPNVDFYTGVIYKAMGFPERVFTVLFAIGRLPGWLAQWREQNLDGQGRIGRPQQLFLGQPERQYPAK; encoded by the coding sequence ATGATGCCCGAGAAGGCCACATTGACCGTCGGAGACAAGACCGCTGAGTTCCCCGTTCTGCCGTCCGTCGAGGGGAAGCCGTCGATCGACGTTTCGACCCTGTCGAAGCAGACGGGATACACCGCACTCGACTACGGCTTCGTGAACACGGCGTCGACCAAGTCCGAGATCACCTACATCGATGGTGAAGCGGGAATTCTGCGCTACCGCGGATATCCGATCGATCAGCTTGCCGATAACGCGAGCTTCCTCGAGGTGGCCTGGCTGCTGATCTATGGCGAGCTTCCGACGGCCGATGAGCTGGCGGGCTTTGACGAGAAGATCCGTCGGCACACGCTGCTCCACGAAGATCTGAAGAACTTCTTCTCTGCGCTGCCGTCGAGCGCGCACCCGATGTCGGTTCTGTCGTCCGCGACGGCCGCTCTGTCGACGTATTACGAGGATGGCTCCGACCCCGCCAATCCCGAGCACGTCGAGACGAACATCATCCGACTGCTGGCGAAACTGCCCGTCATCGCGGCGTACGCGCACAAGAAGTCGATCGGGCAGGCGTTCCTGTACCCGGACAACTCGCTGAGCTACGTCGAGAACTTCCTGCGCTTGAACTTCGGCAACATGGCGGAGCCGTACGAGATCAACCCGGTCATGGTGCGTGCTCTCGAGCGTCTGCTGATTCTGCACGAGGACCACGAGCAGAACGCATCCACTTCCACGGTGCGCCTCGTTGCGTCGACGGGTGCCGATCAGTTCGCCTCGATCTCCGCAGGTATCCACGCGCTGTCCGGTCCTCTTCACGGCGGGGCAAACGAAGCCGTTTTGAAGATGCTGGGTGACATTCGCGATTCGGGCGAGGGCGTTCACCGGTTCGTCGAGCGGGTCAAGAACAAGGAAGCCGGTGTGAAGCTCATGGGCTTCGGGCACCGTGTGTACAAGAACTACGATCCGCGCGCGAAGATCGTGAAGCAGTCTGCCGATGAGGTCCTCGCGGCGCTGGGAGTCAACGACCCCCTTCTCGACATCGCGAAGGAACTCGAGGAGATTGCCCTCGCAGACGAGTACTTCCAGTCGCGCAACCTGTACCCCAACGTCGACTTCTACACGGGCGTGATCTACAAGGCCATGGGCTTCCCCGAGCGGGTCTTCACGGTGCTTTTCGCCATCGGTCGTCTTCCCGGTTGGCTCGCCCAGTGGCGCGAGCAGAACCTTGACGGACAGGGCCGTATCGGCCGTCCGCAGCAGTTGTTCCTCGGTCAGCCGGAGCGCCAGTACCCGGCGAAGTAA
- the dapD gene encoding 2,3,4,5-tetrahydropyridine-2,6-dicarboxylate N-succinyltransferase, which translates to MTDTRWASGVGLATIAADGTVLDTWYPSPTLTALADRDVDAELAALAPAESADDIRGVTTQAVAIEIDLDGPVTGTSDAYLRLHALSHLLVAPNTISLDGIFPHLPNNAWTNRGPMVPAVAAATLPALRAAGVQVYAQDKFPRLTDYVLPDGVRIGDASRIRLGAHLASGTVVMHEGFVNFNAGTLGASMVEGRISQGVVVGDGSDVGGGASIMGTLSGGGSHRVSIGERTLLGANAGIGISLGDDCVVEAGLYVTAGTKVVLADEARTADGAPQIVKGAQLSGVNGVLFIRNSVSGAIEARKRSGVGVTLNETLHA; encoded by the coding sequence ATGACTGACACGCGCTGGGCATCCGGCGTCGGACTCGCAACGATTGCGGCCGACGGCACGGTTCTCGACACCTGGTACCCCTCTCCCACTCTGACGGCGTTGGCCGACCGCGATGTTGATGCGGAACTCGCCGCTCTCGCTCCTGCGGAGTCCGCGGACGATATCCGTGGCGTGACAACGCAGGCGGTGGCTATCGAGATCGACCTCGACGGCCCCGTCACCGGCACCTCGGACGCCTACCTGCGTCTGCACGCACTCTCGCATCTCCTCGTGGCGCCGAACACGATCAGCCTCGATGGCATCTTCCCGCACCTACCAAACAACGCCTGGACCAACCGGGGGCCGATGGTTCCTGCCGTCGCAGCGGCCACGCTGCCCGCGCTGCGTGCCGCTGGTGTTCAGGTCTACGCACAGGACAAATTCCCGCGGCTGACCGACTACGTTCTGCCCGACGGCGTTCGCATCGGTGATGCCTCGCGCATTCGTCTTGGCGCTCACCTCGCATCAGGCACCGTCGTGATGCACGAGGGCTTCGTCAACTTCAACGCCGGCACGCTCGGCGCCTCCATGGTCGAGGGGCGCATTTCGCAGGGCGTCGTAGTCGGCGATGGCTCAGATGTCGGAGGAGGTGCCTCGATCATGGGCACCCTGTCCGGAGGAGGCAGCCACCGCGTGTCGATTGGCGAACGGACCCTTCTCGGTGCCAACGCCGGAATCGGCATCTCGCTCGGAGACGACTGCGTTGTCGAGGCGGGACTGTACGTCACGGCCGGGACGAAGGTCGTTCTCGCCGACGAGGCCAGAACAGCAGACGGCGCGCCGCAGATCGTCAAGGGGGCACAGCTGTCCGGCGTGAATGGCGTGCTGTTCATCCGTAACTCGGTCTCGGGCGCCATCGAAGCGCGCAAGCGCTCCGGCGTCGGTGTCACCCTGAACGAAACGCTCCACGCATAA
- a CDS encoding DUF2520 domain-containing protein, whose amino-acid sequence MSIIGAGRIGRALARALRERGVRVSGPTGRGEEIARADLALLCVPDRDIPAAAGAATGRADLIGHVSGATPVVGVDFGIHPLQTFTGSEGAEAFREVACGIAGTSPRAEQAAERLARLLGARPFPLSNEQRAAYHAAASIASGAVVAVCDAAERVAGTAGFTPEQTREMFAPLARRALENWIAFGSSALTGPVARGDQHTVDRQRAAVANTTEETRALFHALVAYMTAMTREEPA is encoded by the coding sequence GTGAGCATCATCGGAGCCGGCCGGATCGGCCGCGCTCTCGCACGCGCGTTGCGCGAACGTGGCGTGCGCGTGAGCGGACCGACAGGGCGGGGCGAGGAGATCGCCCGCGCCGACCTTGCTCTCCTGTGCGTTCCGGACCGCGACATCCCCGCGGCAGCGGGTGCAGCAACGGGTCGCGCCGACCTGATCGGCCATGTTTCCGGGGCAACGCCGGTTGTCGGGGTCGACTTCGGCATTCATCCGCTCCAGACATTCACGGGAAGCGAGGGAGCAGAGGCGTTCCGCGAGGTGGCCTGTGGCATCGCGGGAACCTCGCCCCGCGCTGAACAGGCCGCTGAGCGCCTCGCCCGCCTGCTCGGAGCACGCCCCTTCCCCCTGTCGAATGAGCAACGCGCCGCCTATCACGCCGCCGCGTCGATCGCATCGGGCGCCGTTGTCGCCGTGTGCGATGCGGCCGAACGCGTTGCCGGGACGGCAGGATTTACGCCAGAGCAGACACGAGAAATGTTCGCCCCCCTCGCCCGGCGCGCGCTGGAGAACTGGATCGCCTTCGGCAGCTCTGCCCTGACCGGTCCGGTTGCGCGCGGTGATCAGCACACCGTCGACCGGCAGCGCGCAGCCGTCGCCAACACGACGGAAGAAACCCGTGCGCTGTTCCACGCCCTCGTGGCCTACATGACGGCAATGACCCGGGAGGAGCCGGCATGA
- the dapE gene encoding succinyl-diaminopimelate desuccinylase, whose protein sequence is MLDLTGSSASITRAICDIPSVSGDEGTLADAIADALVPLAHLDVVRDGDAIIARTNLGRERRVIIAGHIDTVPVNDNLPTREVIENGEQLIWGRGTVDMKAGVAVQLKLAAELTDPAVDITWVWYDHEEVEATKNGLGRLARTHADLLTGDFAILGEPSNGAVEGGCNGTLRVIVRTRGTRAHSARWWMGDNAIHAVAPILTRLAAYQPRTISVEGLDYREGLNAVRISGGVAGNVIPDLCEVEVNYRFAPDKSGDEALAHVREVLHGFEIELTDMSPGARPGLDAPVAQNFLAAVGGEARPKYGWTDVARFSELGIPAVNYGPGDPQLAHHDEERVPVSQIVDVERGLREWLTRR, encoded by the coding sequence ATGCTCGATCTCACTGGTTCCTCCGCGTCCATCACACGCGCGATCTGCGATATCCCGAGCGTCTCGGGCGACGAGGGCACTCTTGCTGATGCCATTGCCGACGCGCTTGTTCCGCTGGCACATCTGGACGTCGTGCGCGATGGCGATGCGATCATCGCCCGGACGAACCTGGGACGAGAGCGTCGGGTGATCATCGCCGGCCATATCGACACGGTTCCGGTCAACGACAATCTGCCGACGCGCGAGGTCATAGAAAACGGAGAGCAGCTGATCTGGGGACGCGGCACCGTCGACATGAAGGCGGGTGTCGCTGTTCAGCTCAAGCTCGCAGCCGAGCTGACGGATCCCGCCGTCGACATCACGTGGGTCTGGTATGACCACGAGGAGGTCGAGGCGACGAAGAACGGCCTCGGCCGCCTTGCTCGTACCCATGCGGACCTGCTCACGGGCGACTTTGCCATTCTCGGCGAACCGTCGAACGGCGCGGTCGAAGGCGGTTGCAACGGAACACTTCGCGTCATTGTCCGCACCCGCGGAACGCGTGCGCACAGCGCCCGGTGGTGGATGGGGGACAACGCCATTCACGCGGTCGCTCCCATTCTGACGCGGCTTGCGGCGTACCAGCCGCGGACGATCTCGGTGGAGGGCCTCGACTACCGCGAGGGACTGAATGCCGTCCGCATCAGTGGTGGCGTCGCCGGCAACGTGATCCCCGATCTGTGTGAGGTCGAGGTGAATTACCGGTTCGCGCCAGATAAGTCGGGTGACGAAGCACTCGCCCATGTGCGCGAGGTTCTTCATGGTTTTGAGATCGAGCTCACCGACATGTCGCCGGGAGCTCGTCCGGGTCTCGACGCTCCTGTTGCCCAGAACTTCCTCGCGGCGGTTGGCGGCGAGGCGAGGCCGAAGTACGGGTGGACAGACGTCGCGCGCTTCAGTGAGCTGGGGATTCCCGCGGTGAACTACGGCCCCGGAGATCCGCAGCTGGCCCACCACGATGAGGAACGCGTTCCCGTTTCCCAGATCGTCGACGTCGAGCGGGGCCTGCGGGAATGGCTGACACGACGCTAA
- the dapC gene encoding succinyldiaminopimelate transaminase: protein MGISDLDDYPWDSVEPLRTRAAAHRDGLCDLSIGSPVDPTPQIIRDALNAATDAHAYPATAGSAEVREAIVEWYARRRGVPGLSARNVLPTIGSKELVALLPTLLGLGEGDVVVHPRAAYPTYEVGARVANATPVAADDPSAWPEGTKLVWINSPGNPDGRVWDVSSLRAAVIRAREIGAMIASDECYAELGWDAPWDSETIPSILDPRVAGADRANLLSVYSLSKQSNLAGYRAAFVAGSGQMVAQLLKNRKHLGLMPPAPVQHAMAVALADDAHVAHQKGLYRARRDRLKPALESAGFRVDASEAGLYLWATEGLDAWETMARLADLGILAGPGVFYGDFFPQHVRLSLTATDASIDAAASRLERA from the coding sequence ATGGGCATCAGCGACCTCGATGACTACCCCTGGGATAGCGTCGAGCCGCTGCGAACGCGCGCGGCTGCGCATCGCGATGGGCTGTGTGATCTGTCGATCGGTTCTCCCGTTGACCCGACGCCACAGATCATCCGCGATGCGCTGAACGCGGCGACGGACGCACACGCGTACCCCGCGACGGCTGGCTCTGCCGAGGTGCGTGAGGCCATCGTTGAGTGGTACGCGCGTCGCCGTGGCGTGCCGGGCCTCAGCGCTCGAAATGTCCTCCCCACGATCGGGTCGAAGGAACTCGTCGCGCTGCTGCCCACGCTGCTCGGCCTCGGCGAGGGCGATGTCGTCGTTCACCCGCGTGCGGCGTACCCCACGTATGAGGTCGGGGCACGCGTTGCGAATGCAACGCCCGTCGCTGCCGACGACCCTTCCGCGTGGCCCGAGGGAACGAAGCTGGTCTGGATTAACTCACCCGGGAACCCTGATGGGCGGGTGTGGGACGTTTCGTCGCTGCGCGCGGCGGTGATTCGAGCGCGTGAAATCGGCGCAATGATCGCCAGCGATGAGTGTTACGCAGAGCTGGGTTGGGATGCGCCGTGGGACAGCGAGACGATTCCCAGCATCTTGGACCCTCGTGTGGCGGGCGCGGACCGCGCGAATCTGCTCAGCGTGTATTCGTTGAGCAAGCAGTCGAACCTCGCTGGCTATCGCGCGGCATTCGTCGCCGGAAGCGGGCAGATGGTCGCGCAGCTTCTGAAGAATCGCAAGCACCTCGGACTGATGCCACCGGCACCCGTTCAGCACGCGATGGCAGTTGCTCTCGCTGACGACGCACATGTCGCGCACCAAAAGGGCCTCTACCGCGCCCGTCGAGACCGGCTGAAGCCTGCTCTGGAATCGGCGGGATTCCGTGTTGACGCCTCGGAAGCAGGGCTGTACCTCTGGGCGACCGAGGGCCTAGATGCCTGGGAAACGATGGCGCGGCTCGCTGATCTTGGCATCCTTGCTGGCCCGGGTGTCTTTTACGGGGATTTCTTTCCGCAGCATGTGCGCCTGTCGTTGACGGCGACGGACGCCAGTATCGACGCAGCGGCGAGCCGGCTCGAACGCGCCTGA
- a CDS encoding DUF3117 domain-containing protein — translation MAAMKPRTGDGPMEAVKEGRLIIVRVPLEGGGRLVVSVNDDEAKELHTVLSSVVEAA, via the coding sequence ATGGCTGCTATGAAGCCGCGCACCGGAGACGGACCCATGGAGGCCGTGAAGGAGGGGCGCCTCATTATCGTTCGCGTGCCGCTGGAAGGCGGCGGCCGCCTCGTCGTGTCTGTGAACGACGACGAGGCCAAGGAGCTTCACACGGTGCTCAGCTCCGTGGTAGAAGCAGCCTGA
- the panC gene encoding pantoate--beta-alanine ligase gives MRQVVREARTAGQHIGFVPTMGAFHDGHRALMRAARVDGGLVVASLFVNPAQFGPNEDLAAYPRDEKRDADLARDAGVDVLFAPTASEIYPGGFATTIHITGVTEILCGAVRGAEHFDGVATVVTKLFTIVQPDTAYFGQKDAQQVVVIRRLVRDLNLDVRIVACPIVREDDGLAMSSRNVYLTPSDRRRATALNAALTAANAAFATGERNTAALLSAARRVLDADGISPEYLELRRADDLAAVGETVTDEAILAVAARVGAARLIDNRTLGGDA, from the coding sequence ATGAGACAGGTCGTGAGGGAGGCCCGCACGGCGGGCCAACACATCGGATTTGTCCCGACCATGGGCGCCTTCCATGACGGGCACCGTGCGCTCATGCGGGCAGCGCGTGTGGACGGCGGGCTCGTCGTCGCCTCGCTCTTCGTCAACCCCGCGCAGTTCGGCCCGAATGAGGACCTCGCAGCGTATCCACGGGACGAAAAGCGCGACGCTGATCTCGCGCGCGACGCCGGCGTTGACGTTCTGTTCGCTCCCACCGCGTCCGAGATCTACCCGGGCGGATTCGCAACGACCATCCACATCACGGGTGTCACAGAAATCCTCTGCGGAGCCGTGCGCGGCGCCGAGCATTTCGACGGCGTTGCCACGGTTGTCACAAAGCTCTTCACGATCGTCCAGCCCGACACCGCCTATTTTGGCCAAAAGGATGCGCAGCAGGTGGTCGTCATTCGCCGCCTCGTGCGCGATCTCAACCTCGATGTGCGCATTGTTGCCTGCCCGATCGTTCGCGAAGACGATGGGCTCGCCATGAGTTCACGGAATGTGTACCTGACGCCGAGCGATCGGCGCCGAGCGACCGCTCTGAACGCCGCCCTGACGGCAGCGAACGCCGCCTTTGCCACAGGCGAGCGCAACACGGCGGCCCTTCTGTCGGCGGCGCGCCGCGTTCTCGACGCAGACGGAATCAGCCCCGAATACCTCGAGCTTCGCCGAGCAGACGACCTTGCGGCCGTCGGCGAGACCGTCACCGACGAGGCCATCCTCGCCGTTGCGGCTCGTGTCGGCGCAGCCCGCCTCATCGACAACCGCACCCTGGGAGGAGACGCCTGA
- the fdxA gene encoding ferredoxin gives MTYVIALPCVDVKDRACIDECPVDCIYEGERSLYIHPDECVDCGACEPVCPVEAIYYEDDLPDEWQDYYKANVEFFDDVGSPGGAAKVGVIAKDHPVISALPPQGE, from the coding sequence GTGACTTACGTGATCGCCCTTCCCTGCGTGGATGTCAAAGACCGCGCCTGCATCGATGAGTGCCCTGTCGACTGCATCTACGAGGGTGAACGCAGTCTCTACATTCACCCCGATGAGTGCGTGGACTGTGGTGCCTGCGAGCCCGTTTGCCCCGTCGAGGCGATCTACTACGAGGATGATCTGCCCGATGAGTGGCAGGACTACTACAAGGCCAACGTCGAGTTCTTCGACGATGTGGGATCGCCGGGCGGTGCCGCCAAGGTCGGCGTGATCGCCAAAGACCACCCGGTCATTTCTGCGTTGCCTCCACAGGGCGAGTAG
- a CDS encoding O-methyltransferase, translating to MNESAVARFAREATVEPEHIARARQHALELGAAPISPAVGAQTAVLAAATGARTMIEIGTGAGVSGLWLLNGAPRAVLTTIDNEPEHLAAARAAFAASRIPAARVRGITGRAADVLPRMNDAAYDVVFVDADPDSVLDYVSHGLRLARPGGTVLVPRVLHGGRVADPVARDSITTEFREIIAQTMSTTEVVAALNPVGEGLLQITTSAG from the coding sequence ATGAATGAGAGCGCCGTCGCACGATTCGCCCGTGAGGCGACCGTCGAGCCCGAACATATCGCTCGCGCACGCCAGCACGCGCTCGAACTCGGTGCCGCCCCCATTAGCCCCGCCGTTGGTGCGCAGACGGCCGTTCTCGCCGCGGCAACCGGCGCGCGGACGATGATCGAGATCGGAACGGGTGCCGGCGTGTCGGGGCTGTGGCTCCTGAACGGAGCGCCACGCGCGGTTCTCACAACGATCGACAATGAGCCAGAACATCTCGCAGCGGCGCGGGCAGCGTTCGCCGCTTCGCGCATCCCTGCCGCACGCGTTCGCGGCATCACCGGCCGCGCCGCAGACGTTCTTCCGCGCATGAACGATGCCGCGTACGACGTCGTGTTCGTTGACGCCGACCCCGACTCCGTTCTCGATTACGTGTCGCACGGCCTGCGGCTCGCGAGGCCGGGCGGAACGGTTCTCGTTCCGCGGGTTTTGCACGGCGGGCGTGTGGCCGACCCTGTCGCCCGCGACAGCATCACAACGGAATTCCGGGAAATCATCGCCCAGACCATGTCAACAACGGAGGTCGTCGCAGCACTCAACCCCGTCGGCGAGGGGCTCCTGCAGATCACAACTTCAGCGGGCTAG
- the panB gene encoding 3-methyl-2-oxobutanoate hydroxymethyltransferase: protein MSAHRAAAPVVRIADLVAKKARHEPIVMVTAYDHPSAQVADAAGVDVILIGDSAAMTVLGYDSTVPVTIDEMIMLAAAVRRGATAPLLVADLPFGSYEVSDQQAVATAIRFVKEAGCDAVKLEGGGQSASRAAAIVRAGIPVMGHVGLTPQTANATGGFRARGQTADDAVAVLRAAIELEEAGCFAIVAEAIPVQACAAIMPRITIPVIGIGAGPDTDGQVLVFHDLLGIFAGPAARFVRRYANVRETMIEGVTAYADEVRSGAYPAPEHTYGMPAEEASRLREHITAM, encoded by the coding sequence ATGAGCGCTCACCGCGCCGCCGCCCCGGTGGTGCGCATCGCCGACCTCGTTGCGAAAAAGGCGCGTCACGAACCGATCGTGATGGTCACCGCATACGATCACCCGAGCGCTCAGGTGGCAGATGCAGCAGGGGTTGACGTCATCCTGATCGGCGACTCGGCCGCCATGACCGTGCTCGGCTACGACAGCACGGTCCCCGTCACCATCGACGAGATGATCATGCTCGCCGCCGCCGTCCGACGGGGCGCCACAGCGCCGCTTCTGGTCGCCGACCTGCCTTTCGGGTCCTACGAAGTCTCGGATCAGCAGGCTGTTGCCACGGCAATCCGCTTCGTCAAGGAGGCGGGCTGCGACGCCGTGAAGCTCGAAGGCGGCGGACAGTCCGCATCACGCGCAGCGGCGATCGTGCGCGCCGGCATCCCTGTCATGGGCCACGTTGGTCTCACCCCGCAGACGGCGAACGCAACGGGTGGTTTCCGCGCGCGCGGCCAAACGGCCGACGACGCCGTTGCCGTGCTCCGCGCCGCGATCGAGCTGGAAGAGGCCGGTTGCTTCGCCATCGTCGCCGAAGCCATTCCCGTCCAGGCGTGCGCGGCGATCATGCCGCGGATCACCATTCCCGTCATTGGTATCGGCGCCGGTCCCGACACCGATGGCCAGGTTCTTGTCTTCCATGACCTTCTCGGCATCTTCGCTGGCCCAGCCGCTCGCTTCGTTCGGCGCTACGCCAACGTTCGCGAGACGATGATCGAAGGGGTCACCGCGTACGCCGACGAGGTGCGCTCCGGCGCGTACCCCGCTCCGGAACACACATACGGCATGCCCGCCGAGGAAGCCTCTCGTCTGCGCGAGCACATCACAGCGATGTAG
- a CDS encoding Mrp/NBP35 family ATP-binding protein has product MTHTADAPSLAERVRDAVGRVSDPELRRPLSELDMVRSVTETPDGVHVEIALTIVGCPASDRIEREVRAAAEGASDGRSVDVELGVMTPQQRKELTERLKGPHKRNPFGEGTLTRVIAVTSGKGGVGKSTVTANLAVALAQKGLKVGLIDADVHGFSIPQLLGLAQDGEVPSPTQVGDLILPPVAHDVKTISIGMFLRQSDGSTPGAVMWRGPMLHRTLEQFLTDVFFGDLDVLLLDMPPGTGDIAISAGHLLPGAEVLVVTTPQPAASDVAIRSGLVARQVGQRVIGVVENMAAMTMPDGQVLDLFGSGGGDEVAAALSEEGEAVEVLASIPLSQALRADGDAGDPIVVSHPEDPSARAIHALADRLTLNGRGLAGRRLPVAPR; this is encoded by the coding sequence GTGACACACACCGCTGATGCCCCCTCCCTGGCCGAGCGCGTCCGCGACGCCGTCGGACGTGTCAGCGACCCCGAGCTGCGCCGCCCCCTCTCCGAACTGGACATGGTGCGGTCCGTCACCGAGACACCGGACGGCGTGCACGTCGAGATCGCGCTCACGATCGTCGGGTGCCCCGCCTCCGACCGGATCGAGCGCGAGGTGCGTGCGGCGGCAGAAGGCGCATCAGATGGTCGCTCCGTCGACGTCGAGCTCGGGGTGATGACGCCGCAGCAACGAAAAGAGCTCACGGAACGCCTGAAGGGCCCGCACAAGCGCAATCCGTTCGGCGAGGGCACGCTGACCCGAGTGATCGCGGTGACAAGCGGCAAGGGCGGTGTCGGAAAGTCCACGGTCACGGCGAATCTCGCTGTAGCCCTTGCGCAAAAAGGGCTCAAGGTCGGGCTTATCGACGCCGACGTTCATGGTTTTTCGATTCCCCAGTTGCTTGGCCTCGCACAGGACGGCGAGGTGCCGAGCCCGACCCAGGTGGGCGATTTGATCTTGCCGCCGGTCGCTCACGATGTGAAGACGATTTCCATCGGCATGTTCCTGCGGCAGTCCGACGGATCGACGCCCGGTGCCGTGATGTGGCGGGGACCGATGTTGCACAGAACACTGGAACAGTTTCTGACCGATGTGTTCTTCGGCGATCTCGATGTTTTGCTCCTGGACATGCCGCCGGGCACGGGGGACATCGCGATCTCCGCCGGGCATCTGTTGCCGGGAGCAGAGGTTCTCGTGGTCACAACACCCCAGCCAGCGGCGAGCGACGTCGCGATCCGATCCGGGTTGGTCGCGCGGCAGGTCGGACAGAGGGTGATCGGTGTTGTCGAGAACATGGCGGCGATGACGATGCCGGATGGACAGGTTCTCGATCTTTTCGGTTCGGGCGGCGGTGACGAGGTTGCCGCAGCACTGAGCGAGGAGGGAGAAGCGGTCGAGGTGCTTGCTTCGATTCCGCTCAGTCAAGCGCTCCGAGCAGATGGCGACGCGGGTGACCCCATCGTTGTTTCTCATCCAGAAGACCCCAGCGCGCGGGCGATTCACGCTCTCGCCGATCGCCTCACATTGAACGGCCGCGGCCTGGCCGGACGGCGACTCCCCGTCGCCCCGCGGTAG